The Methanosarcina acetivorans C2A genome includes the window GGAAAACTTCCCCGACAACCGTTAATGATAATATGGTTTATCAATTCCATTTTCTGGGTGTTAACTTCTGCTTAAACTAAATTATTTAGGTTTATTGCCTTCTTTAACGGAATTTTGAGCGGTGGCGCGAACATACCCCGTTGCTTGGAGGCTGTCCGACAATTACTGGTGGTAATAAATTAGCAGTCATCGGTTGTGAAACTGGAACTTTTTAGCTCTATTAAATTTGATTCTATCCACTATTTTTTTCTTAAAGTGAAAAGTTCCATTTATTCCATTTCTCTTTCTAATGATCTCGTTTTTATTTGAGTAAATCCATATTTTCTTTAAGTTAACTGCTGTACATACCAAATTAAATTCATTTCTGACTGATTTAATTCCCCTTGTGAGAAATTCTCTAAACCCAAGATTTTCTTTATAGTTTCCAATTGCAGGTTCTACTACCTGCTGCCTTTGTCTGTATATTTCTTTTGCTTCTTCAGTTTTCATTTTTTCTGTCAAGGGCGGTTAACTTTTTTCCATTTTGGGCGGTTTAGAATTTGCCAACCTTTTAATATAAATTTTACTCAATTTTTCATAAACTTTTAGAAATTACTGGCATATATTTCCTGTTTTTATTCCCTGTTTCTTCCTTTCTTTCAGCCTGTAACTTTCCCCTTTGATGTTAATCGTAGTTGAATGGTGGAGAATCCTATCAAGTACAGCAGCCGCTATTACATGGTCCTTGAATATCTCTCCCCATTCTCCATATGATTTATTTGATGTCAAGATCGTTGAACTCTTTTCATACCGTCTTGAGATCAGCTGAAATAGGCAGTGAGCTCCTTCTTCGTCAAATGGGAGATACCCTATTTCGTCAATTATCAGCACTTTATATTTCATCAAGTCCCTTAGTTTCTTTTCAAGCATTCCTTCTCGATTTGCTATTTTCAACTTCTCGATAAGGTTTCCTGTATTGGTAAAGTAAACCGAAATCCCTGCTTTTGCTACTTCAATCCCAAGAGCGATTGCAAGATGAGACTTTCCAACTCCGGGAGGACCAAGGAAAACGACATTCTCTGAATTATGAACAAATCTCAAGGTTGCAAGGTCTTCGATTGCTTTTTTATCAATGGATTTCTGAAATTCAAAATCGAATTCCTCAAGAGTCTTTTTAACGGGAAAAACTGCACTTTTCATCCTT containing:
- the istB gene encoding IS21-like element ISMac3 family helper ATPase IstB, with product MNNFTYERLHNNLQYLKLNSIEELLDNYLEIAARDNKTTMEVLDYLFEQEKKHREAVAIERRMKSAVFPVKKTLEEFDFEFQKSIDKKAIEDLATLRFVHNSENVVFLGPPGVGKSHLAIALGIEVAKAGISVYFTNTGNLIEKLKIANREGMLEKKLRDLMKYKVLIIDEIGYLPFDEEGAHCLFQLISRRYEKSSTILTSNKSYGEWGEIFKDHVIAAAVLDRILHHSTTINIKGESYRLKERKKQGIKTGNICQ